The Elusimicrobiota bacterium genome includes a window with the following:
- the mscL gene encoding large-conductance mechanosensitive channel protein MscL, translating to MGMIQEFKQFAMKGNVVDMAVGVIIGGAFGKIVTSLVNDMVMPVIGALTGGVDFKEKVWTLTSAAGGIPPVTVKYGAFTNTVIDFVIIAFAIFMAIKVVNKMARTPVATNAPVK from the coding sequence ATGGGAATGATCCAAGAATTTAAACAGTTCGCCATGAAAGGGAATGTGGTGGATATGGCCGTGGGCGTTATTATTGGGGGGGCCTTTGGGAAAATCGTGACCTCCCTGGTGAACGATATGGTCATGCCCGTGATCGGTGCACTCACCGGAGGCGTCGATTTTAAGGAGAAAGTCTGGACCCTCACCTCTGCGGCGGGAGGGATCCCCCCTGTCACGGTTAAGTACGGAGCCTTTACAAATACCGTTATTGATTTTGTGATCATTGCCTTTGCTATTTTCATGGCCATAAAAGTTGTGAACAAGATGGCCCGAACCCCTGTCGCCACTAACGCACCTGTCAAATAG
- the groL gene encoding chaperonin GroEL (60 kDa chaperone family; promotes refolding of misfolded polypeptides especially under stressful conditions; forms two stacked rings of heptamers to form a barrel-shaped 14mer; ends can be capped by GroES; misfolded proteins enter the barrel where they are refolded when GroES binds) produces the protein MAKQIKYSDEARKSLKAGVDKLSEAVKSTLGPKGRYVVLDKKFGSPTVTNDGVTIAKDIELEDPFENMGAQLVREVSSKTNDVAGDGTTTAVVLAQGIITEGFRNITAGANATHIKRGIDRAVEIVVADLKKNARKINIDPKAKDEITQIATISASDKEIGQKIADAILKVGKDGVITVEEGKTSVTTVRTVEGMQFDRGYISPYFVTDADRMEGVLEDPLIIITDKKVAAMNDLLPLLEKIVQQGKPFLLIAEDVEGEALATLVVNKLQGRLRAAAVKAPGFGDRRKEMLEDIATLTGGQVITEEKGYKIEKADVAMLGRATRVVVDKENTTIVGGLGDEKAIKARIAQIKKQIDETTSDYDKEKLQERLAKLSGGVAVIEVGAATETEMKAKKYKVEDAMHATRAGVEEGIVSGGGVALLRAQKSLDGVKGVDSDEQTGINIVRRVLEDPLRTIAENAGVDGSIVVDKVRTNADPNFGYDAEKNEYGDMQKFGVVDPVKVTRCALQNAASVAGLLLTTDVLVTDLPEKKSSGPAMPGGMGGMGGMGGGDF, from the coding sequence ATGGCCAAACAAATCAAATACTCAGACGAAGCCCGCAAGTCCCTTAAAGCGGGTGTGGACAAGTTGTCAGAAGCGGTAAAAAGCACGCTCGGCCCCAAGGGTCGCTATGTGGTGCTGGACAAAAAATTCGGTTCACCCACCGTTACCAACGATGGTGTCACAATCGCGAAAGACATTGAGTTGGAGGATCCCTTTGAAAACATGGGAGCCCAGCTGGTCCGCGAAGTGAGCTCCAAGACGAACGACGTGGCCGGAGATGGGACGACCACCGCTGTGGTCCTTGCCCAAGGAATTATTACCGAAGGCTTCCGCAACATCACCGCGGGCGCCAACGCCACCCATATTAAACGGGGAATCGATAGGGCGGTTGAAATTGTCGTGGCGGACCTCAAAAAGAACGCCAGAAAGATCAACATCGATCCCAAAGCGAAAGACGAAATCACGCAAATCGCCACGATTTCGGCTTCGGACAAAGAAATCGGTCAGAAAATCGCGGACGCGATCCTGAAAGTGGGCAAAGACGGTGTGATCACAGTGGAAGAGGGCAAGACCTCCGTGACCACGGTTCGAACGGTGGAAGGAATGCAGTTTGATCGGGGTTACATTTCCCCTTACTTCGTCACCGACGCCGACCGAATGGAAGGTGTGTTGGAAGACCCCCTCATCATCATCACGGATAAAAAAGTGGCCGCGATGAACGATCTCCTCCCTCTCTTGGAGAAAATCGTCCAACAGGGAAAACCTTTCCTCCTGATTGCGGAAGACGTGGAAGGTGAGGCTCTGGCCACTCTCGTGGTCAACAAACTGCAAGGACGCCTTCGGGCCGCCGCGGTGAAGGCCCCAGGCTTCGGAGATCGACGGAAAGAGATGTTGGAAGACATTGCCACCTTGACGGGTGGGCAGGTCATCACCGAAGAAAAAGGCTACAAGATCGAAAAAGCTGATGTGGCGATGTTGGGACGCGCCACCCGTGTGGTCGTGGACAAAGAGAACACCACGATTGTCGGGGGTCTCGGCGACGAAAAAGCCATTAAAGCCCGAATCGCTCAAATTAAAAAACAGATCGATGAAACCACCTCTGACTACGACAAAGAGAAGCTCCAGGAACGCCTGGCGAAGCTCTCGGGCGGCGTGGCGGTGATTGAAGTCGGTGCGGCCACCGAAACTGAAATGAAAGCCAAAAAATACAAAGTCGAAGACGCCATGCACGCGACCCGCGCGGGTGTGGAAGAAGGCATCGTCTCCGGCGGCGGCGTGGCGCTCTTGCGCGCGCAGAAATCCTTGGATGGCGTGAAGGGTGTGGATTCGGATGAGCAGACGGGCATCAACATCGTTCGCCGTGTCCTCGAAGATCCCCTTCGGACCATCGCTGAAAACGCTGGGGTGGACGGATCGATCGTTGTGGACAAAGTCCGCACGAACGCGGATCCGAACTTCGGTTATGACGCGGAGAAGAACGAATACGGGGACATGCAAAAGTTCGGTGTGGTGGATCCCGTAAAAGTGACCCGTTGCGCCTTGCAAAACGCGGCGTCTGTGGCGGGGCTCCTGTTAACGACCGACGTGCTCGTGACAGACCTCCCGGAGAAGAAATCCTCCGGTCCAGCCATGCCCGGTGGAATGGGCGGGATGGGCGGCATGGGCGGCGGCGACTTCTAA
- a CDS encoding methyl-accepting chemotaxis protein: MIGSKLLFLPRRRYFVNRSLQGRLVLGMVSAAVLSFIFVLVDYYLSFGRNAGWSAEMLEIFIKAQKLPLIQLLVFIFVLVFVTIYLSHRVAGPLINLEKSLARVAEGDLTTRLQLRPKDELKDIRDAFNQMMNALHSRVSDERGRVKEVRHLLDHLVASPDLTSAQVAEINRALALLRLPSSDFKL, encoded by the coding sequence TTGATCGGATCAAAACTCTTGTTTCTCCCTCGCCGCCGCTATTTTGTGAATCGGTCGCTCCAGGGACGATTGGTCCTGGGAATGGTGTCGGCCGCGGTTTTATCGTTTATCTTTGTTCTGGTGGACTACTATTTAAGCTTTGGACGGAACGCGGGCTGGAGTGCGGAAATGTTGGAGATTTTCATCAAAGCTCAAAAATTGCCCCTGATCCAATTGCTGGTTTTTATTTTTGTCCTCGTCTTCGTTACGATCTATCTCTCTCACCGCGTGGCGGGACCCTTGATCAATTTGGAGAAATCCTTGGCCCGGGTAGCGGAAGGGGATCTCACCACGCGTCTTCAGCTTCGACCGAAAGATGAACTCAAAGATATTCGAGACGCTTTTAACCAGATGATGAACGCCCTTCATTCTCGGGTTTCCGACGAGAGAGGTCGGGTTAAGGAAGTGCGTCATTTACTGGACCACCTGGTGGCTTCGCCGGATCTCACGTCGGCTCAGGTGGCTGAAATCAATCGAGCCCTCGCGCTGCTTCGCCTTCCATCCAGCGACTTTAAACTTTAA
- a CDS encoding SDR family oxidoreductase, producing the protein MELRGKVALITGGTRVGQGVADALARAGCSIAVSYRTSRTTALGTVHRAKSLGVRGLALRANLERLSDLNLLVPRVVRKLGRLDILVHMASHYERTPLKELLKKKSLRATAFEKNMAIDLRSAYELSLLAVPVMRKMGGGRIVHFVDWVAASGRPRYKDYIPYYTAKAALKGLTEVLALELAPDIFVNAIAPGPLLAPAGLSAAANREVLVNTPLGRWGGTKEIAQAVLYLVQSDFVTGETLRVDGGRHLN; encoded by the coding sequence ATGGAACTCCGTGGGAAAGTAGCGCTTATTACAGGGGGAACGCGTGTGGGCCAAGGGGTAGCCGATGCCCTCGCCCGCGCCGGGTGTTCGATCGCTGTGTCTTACCGCACCTCACGGACCACGGCATTGGGAACGGTCCATCGGGCAAAATCCCTGGGGGTCCGCGGCCTCGCTCTCCGCGCCAATCTCGAACGCCTCTCAGATCTTAACCTTCTGGTTCCCCGTGTTGTTCGGAAACTCGGACGACTCGACATCCTGGTCCATATGGCCTCTCACTACGAGAGAACACCTTTAAAGGAACTCCTCAAAAAAAAATCACTCCGCGCCACGGCTTTCGAGAAAAACATGGCGATCGACCTCCGGAGCGCTTATGAACTTTCTCTCTTGGCCGTCCCCGTGATGCGAAAAATGGGGGGGGGACGAATTGTTCATTTCGTGGATTGGGTGGCGGCCAGTGGCCGTCCCCGTTACAAAGATTACATCCCTTACTACACGGCAAAGGCCGCACTCAAAGGACTAACAGAAGTGTTGGCCCTGGAGCTGGCCCCTGATATTTTTGTGAATGCCATTGCCCCGGGACCCCTCCTGGCGCCTGCCGGTCTTTCGGCTGCAGCGAACCGGGAAGTTTTAGTGAATACCCCCCTGGGCCGCTGGGGAGGAACGAAAGAGATCGCTCAAGCGGTCCTATATTTGGTTCAATCTGATTTCGTGACCGGTGAA
- a CDS encoding OmpA family protein: MKFISRPFVLVLGLTFLPLISLHAKDVTDRWGWGGSLGMSDFLSSSSVRRQTKPGPAASAWVRYGVLSKSEFLFAFENVQANGKNELNMSRLRPLTANWLQSFGDGPWTPYVSVGGGPVWVRRAGNWEQDRLMTSLRAGSGLERQLGESLGLGLGLTYHHVFSDGRYARSSSALTLQFSANYFFWCGNTRLPVFKEKPAPKIPTSLPPTPDADGDGVPDKRDACPGTEQGVAVDVMGCPRDTDGDGVLDGQDECPGTPQGTLVNDVGCPAQKVSVTLDVKFESGKFDLSQEFDAQLLKCANFMKRFPSTTVVIEGHSDSVGSATKNKVLSQKRAEAVRSALISRLGVAAERVSAMGFGSESPVGDNNTAEGRAANRRVVATISALKK; the protein is encoded by the coding sequence ATGAAATTTATTTCACGCCCATTCGTTCTCGTTTTAGGATTGACCTTTCTCCCCCTTATTTCTCTCCACGCAAAAGATGTTACCGACCGTTGGGGATGGGGAGGTTCCTTGGGCATGAGTGATTTTCTAAGTTCCTCTTCGGTCCGCCGGCAAACGAAACCTGGACCGGCCGCGTCCGCGTGGGTTCGGTACGGTGTGTTGTCGAAAAGCGAATTCCTGTTCGCTTTTGAAAATGTGCAGGCCAATGGGAAAAATGAACTGAACATGTCCCGGCTGCGGCCATTGACCGCCAATTGGCTTCAATCTTTTGGGGACGGACCCTGGACGCCCTACGTTTCTGTGGGTGGGGGGCCCGTTTGGGTTCGCCGTGCGGGAAATTGGGAACAAGATCGGTTGATGACATCCCTCCGAGCGGGGAGCGGTCTCGAGCGACAACTGGGGGAGTCCCTGGGTTTGGGTCTTGGGCTGACCTACCACCACGTTTTTTCTGACGGTCGATACGCCCGCAGTTCTTCGGCCCTCACGCTTCAGTTCTCCGCCAACTACTTTTTTTGGTGCGGGAACACCCGCCTCCCGGTTTTTAAAGAGAAACCCGCCCCAAAGATTCCAACGTCTCTTCCCCCAACGCCCGACGCGGATGGGGACGGTGTCCCCGACAAGAGAGACGCTTGCCCTGGGACAGAACAGGGCGTTGCGGTGGACGTCATGGGATGCCCCAGAGATACGGATGGGGATGGCGTTTTGGACGGTCAAGACGAGTGTCCCGGGACCCCTCAGGGCACTCTGGTCAATGACGTGGGGTGTCCGGCTCAAAAAGTTTCCGTGACTCTGGACGTGAAGTTTGAATCGGGAAAATTTGATTTAAGCCAGGAATTCGATGCCCAGTTGCTCAAATGCGCCAACTTCATGAAACGATTTCCTTCCACGACCGTTGTCATTGAAGGTCATAGTGACAGCGTGGGGTCCGCCACCAAAAACAAGGTCCTCTCCCAAAAGCGGGCGGAGGCGGTCCGTTCGGCCTTGATCAGTCGATTGGGTGTTGCGGCCGAGCGCGTCTCAGCGATGGGATTCGGGTCGGAATCTCCTGTTGGGGACAACAACACAGCAGAAGGGCGGGCGGCCAACCGTCGCGTTGTTGCCACGATCTCGGCCCTAAAAAAATAA
- the groES gene encoding co-chaperone GroES, producing MADAVLTKIKIRPLGDRVVVKALEKDKQERGGLIIPDTAKEKPQEGEIVAAGKGKTTDDGKLLMMDVKVGDKVLYGKYSGTEIKLDGDEYLIMHQEDILGILDAK from the coding sequence ATGGCAGACGCGGTACTCACCAAGATTAAAATCCGACCCCTCGGCGATCGGGTGGTTGTGAAAGCCTTAGAAAAAGATAAGCAAGAACGTGGCGGGTTAATCATTCCCGACACCGCTAAGGAAAAACCCCAGGAAGGCGAGATTGTCGCCGCGGGAAAAGGGAAAACAACCGACGACGGAAAATTGCTCATGATGGACGTGAAAGTGGGCGATAAAGTCCTTTACGGCAAGTATTCCGGAACGGAAATTAAGTTGGATGGCGACGAATACCTGATCATGCATCAGGAAGATATTCTCGGCATTCTGGACGCAAAATAA
- a CDS encoding DUF1957 domain-containing protein produces MTDPQGYLNLVLHAHLPYVRHPEYPDFLEEDWFYEAVTETYVPILDILERLAQEKIHFRITMSLTPPLCNMLSDDLLLSRYRVKLGKLLELAEKEVFRTRSLPSAFQETAAMYLSKFRRVQEIFDGCGGRLLKRFKALQDHGLLEIITCGATHGYLPLMIHEESRRAQIRIAVQDYQRHFGRPPRGIWLPECAYAPGVDHLLKENGIRFSFLDSHGILFSKPRPRYGVFAPIYSPGGVAFFGRDMETAHQVWSAEQGYPGDFNYREFYRDIGYDLDYPYIQPYLHEDGVRRNTGIKYHRVTGRVALSDKEPYVPSRARSTAASHAGNFLFNRERQVDYLSHVMNRPPLVTSVYDAELFGHWWFEGPDFLDSLLRKIHFDQNAVKTIHPIEYLEKFPEQQITEPEPSSWGDKGYNEVWLNVSNDWVYPHLHIAAERMIYLANIHPNAEGLLLRYLNQAARELLLAQSSDWAFLMTVGTARQYSEKRTRDHVGRFLDLFHRVQENRMDEGVVAHLESIDNLFPGIDYRAYQSLGNS; encoded by the coding sequence ATGACGGATCCTCAAGGCTACCTGAACCTCGTTCTTCACGCCCATCTGCCTTACGTCCGCCACCCGGAATATCCCGACTTTCTTGAGGAAGATTGGTTCTATGAAGCGGTAACGGAAACGTATGTTCCTATTTTGGACATCCTCGAACGGTTAGCGCAAGAAAAGATCCATTTCCGCATCACCATGTCCCTCACCCCACCCCTTTGCAATATGCTTTCCGATGATCTCCTCCTGTCGCGCTACCGGGTCAAGCTGGGGAAACTTCTCGAGTTGGCGGAGAAAGAGGTCTTTCGAACCCGAAGCCTTCCCAGCGCTTTTCAAGAAACCGCCGCCATGTATTTGTCCAAGTTTCGACGGGTGCAAGAAATTTTTGATGGGTGCGGAGGACGTCTCCTCAAACGCTTTAAAGCTCTCCAAGATCACGGGCTGCTCGAGATCATCACCTGTGGGGCGACACACGGTTATCTGCCCCTCATGATTCATGAAGAATCCCGCCGCGCCCAGATCCGTATCGCGGTTCAAGACTACCAGCGCCATTTCGGTCGGCCGCCCCGCGGTATTTGGCTGCCCGAATGCGCTTACGCTCCGGGAGTCGACCATCTCTTGAAAGAGAACGGCATTCGGTTTTCTTTCCTCGACTCCCACGGGATTCTCTTTTCCAAACCCCGTCCCCGTTACGGTGTGTTCGCCCCTATTTACTCTCCCGGTGGGGTGGCGTTCTTTGGGCGCGACATGGAAACGGCGCACCAGGTTTGGTCCGCGGAACAGGGGTATCCCGGGGATTTCAATTACCGAGAATTCTATCGGGACATCGGGTATGATTTAGACTACCCCTACATTCAGCCTTACTTGCACGAAGATGGCGTCCGGCGGAACACCGGAATCAAGTACCACCGTGTCACTGGACGGGTGGCCCTCTCGGACAAGGAACCTTACGTGCCTTCCCGCGCGCGAAGCACAGCCGCCAGCCACGCGGGGAACTTTCTTTTCAATCGGGAACGCCAAGTGGACTATTTGAGCCATGTCATGAACCGTCCTCCGTTGGTCACTTCGGTCTATGACGCGGAACTTTTCGGGCATTGGTGGTTTGAGGGACCCGACTTCTTGGATTCCCTGCTCCGCAAAATCCATTTTGACCAGAACGCCGTGAAAACAATCCACCCCATTGAATATCTCGAAAAGTTCCCCGAACAGCAAATCACGGAACCCGAACCCTCCAGTTGGGGCGACAAGGGTTACAATGAAGTGTGGTTAAACGTTTCCAACGATTGGGTGTATCCCCATCTTCATATCGCGGCGGAACGCATGATCTATTTAGCCAATATCCATCCGAACGCCGAAGGGCTCCTTCTCCGCTATCTCAATCAGGCGGCGCGGGAATTGCTCCTCGCCCAGTCCTCGGACTGGGCCTTCCTGATGACGGTCGGAACCGCCCGCCAGTATTCGGAGAAACGGACCCGGGACCACGTGGGACGATTTTTAGATCTTTTCCACCGGGTTCAAGAAAACCGTATGGACGAAGGGGTGGTGGCCCATCTCGAATCCATCGACAATCTCTTCCCTGGAATCGATTACCGCGCCTATCAAAGCCTCGGAAATTCGTAA
- a CDS encoding ABC transporter permease, which translates to MNPTLIAFIKKEFIQTLRDKRMRLILFVIPVVQMTIFGLALSNEIKDVRLAVYAEPSDRLAQKVGERASGSGWFHLVPSDEPDPFMLVRSGRADAVLVAPAGGWSRAVVHGKGDAQLLVDATNAIKGRVVETYMNAIVHQTFIEENLPGVPPETVGVVFRTRVLYNPTLQTSAYLVPGVMGIILCLVTVLLASMSMARERELGTFETLIAAPVARWEIFLGKTLPYMILGMADVPLLVGLGVWGFHVPLRGPLWAIGLASLVFVGTTVAVGTLISTYAKNQQQAMMGGFLFLFPAILLSGVMAPIENVPVFFEPLSWMNPLRFFVSLMRHVMLKGSPGTFYWTNLGALAALGALATSASVHRFRRTLG; encoded by the coding sequence ATGAACCCGACCCTTATCGCTTTTATCAAGAAAGAGTTCATTCAAACTTTACGGGATAAACGTATGCGCCTGATTCTTTTTGTCATTCCCGTGGTCCAAATGACCATTTTCGGGCTCGCCCTTTCCAACGAAATAAAGGATGTCCGATTGGCTGTCTACGCGGAACCAAGCGACCGGCTGGCGCAAAAAGTGGGGGAACGGGCATCCGGGTCCGGTTGGTTTCATCTGGTTCCAAGCGATGAACCCGATCCGTTTATGTTGGTGCGGTCCGGTCGGGCCGACGCCGTTCTTGTCGCTCCGGCCGGGGGGTGGAGCCGCGCGGTGGTTCATGGAAAAGGGGACGCTCAACTGTTGGTGGATGCCACGAACGCCATAAAAGGCCGCGTGGTGGAAACCTACATGAACGCGATTGTTCACCAAACATTTATAGAAGAAAACCTGCCCGGGGTCCCCCCGGAAACGGTGGGAGTCGTTTTTCGAACGAGGGTTCTTTATAACCCCACACTTCAAACTTCGGCCTATCTGGTCCCGGGTGTCATGGGAATTATTCTTTGCCTGGTGACTGTGCTTCTGGCTAGCATGTCCATGGCCCGTGAGCGCGAATTGGGAACATTTGAAACCCTGATCGCCGCGCCTGTGGCGCGATGGGAAATTTTTCTGGGGAAAACGCTCCCCTATATGATCCTCGGCATGGCCGATGTCCCTCTTCTGGTCGGGTTAGGTGTGTGGGGTTTCCACGTTCCGCTCCGGGGACCGCTCTGGGCCATAGGTTTGGCGTCGCTGGTGTTTGTCGGGACCACGGTGGCCGTGGGAACCTTGATCTCCACGTATGCTAAAAATCAACAGCAAGCCATGATGGGGGGATTTCTCTTCCTCTTTCCAGCGATCCTTTTATCGGGTGTGATGGCGCCCATCGAAAACGTTCCGGTTTTTTTCGAACCCCTGTCGTGGATGAACCCCCTCCGTTTTTTCGTCTCCCTCATGCGCCACGTGATGTTGAAAGGGTCTCCGGGGACGTTCTATTGGACGAACCTTGGCGCTCTCGCTGCCTTGGGAGCGTTGGCCACCTCAGCCAGCGTCCACCGGTTTCGTCGTACGTTGGGGTAA
- a CDS encoding DUF481 domain-containing protein, whose protein sequence is MQKRWILPVVLCVTLSAIGHAETKAKNWKNETQFSFLSASGNSQSLTLGAGEKFNWQKNKYVVDVWANALNVQSDKERTSELYNAGEKLSRKFSKRNYVFQRGLWESDRFAGYRHRSDLSLGLGQEIVKTKANELFTEFGAGYINEQRVSAPRNDFGSGRAYAKYIRHFSDSSKVSQDGEYLHNLDQPNGYRINTETALTAGLSSTLALKVSYAWKHAHGPPEGFKRDDSTTLVSLLINY, encoded by the coding sequence ATGCAAAAACGATGGATTCTCCCCGTGGTCTTGTGCGTAACCTTGTCGGCGATAGGCCACGCCGAGACAAAGGCGAAGAATTGGAAAAATGAAACTCAATTTTCCTTCCTGTCCGCAAGCGGGAACAGCCAATCCCTCACCCTGGGCGCCGGAGAAAAATTTAACTGGCAAAAGAATAAATACGTCGTGGACGTTTGGGCCAACGCGTTGAACGTGCAAAGCGACAAAGAGCGGACCTCCGAACTTTACAACGCCGGCGAAAAACTTTCTCGAAAATTCTCCAAACGGAATTATGTCTTTCAACGGGGGCTCTGGGAATCCGATCGTTTTGCAGGGTATCGTCACCGCTCGGACCTTTCGCTCGGTTTGGGGCAAGAGATCGTGAAAACGAAAGCCAACGAGCTGTTCACCGAATTTGGCGCGGGCTACATCAATGAACAACGCGTCAGTGCGCCCCGGAACGATTTTGGCTCGGGTCGGGCGTATGCCAAATACATCCGACATTTCTCCGATTCATCTAAGGTTTCCCAAGACGGGGAATATCTCCATAACCTCGATCAACCCAATGGATATCGAATCAATACGGAAACCGCTCTGACCGCCGGACTGTCCAGCACTTTAGCCCTTAAGGTTTCCTACGCGTGGAAACACGCCCACGGACCTCCCGAGGGTTTTAAGCGGGATGACAGCACAACCTTGGTATCACTCCTGATCAATTATTAA
- a CDS encoding DUF4912 domain-containing protein, whose product MTSHINASSSGSALRPSAPVTAGLLPKEYGVTRLAILPRDPRWIHAYWEVAPYTWEEARKQFGNLLNQGRSVLRVHSAHEGKEDFVDVDVRIDERNWYLSLSQTEGECYAQLGMILPDGRFVLLAHSNRIRLSSGQVSDLLDERWGILKGEWDRLFELSGGGRLGAGSLDLAKMMAQRWELLRSVSSVSFLPSSPGGASWGRRPVQHKEKGFWLVADTEVTVYGATEPDATLLFQGQPVPLNPDGTFSFHFTLPDGEQVYPIHATNRDGDLSRFIEFKVSRQSSKSAD is encoded by the coding sequence ATGACGTCACACATCAACGCCTCATCGTCAGGTTCTGCGCTCCGCCCCTCGGCACCGGTGACCGCCGGTCTCCTCCCGAAAGAATACGGTGTCACGCGTTTGGCCATTCTGCCACGAGATCCCCGTTGGATTCACGCCTATTGGGAAGTGGCGCCCTACACTTGGGAAGAAGCCCGCAAACAATTTGGCAATCTTTTAAACCAGGGCCGGTCTGTTCTCCGAGTTCACTCGGCCCATGAAGGGAAAGAAGATTTCGTTGATGTGGACGTGCGGATCGACGAGCGCAATTGGTACCTTTCCCTTTCGCAGACCGAGGGGGAATGTTACGCTCAATTGGGAATGATCTTGCCGGACGGTCGGTTTGTGCTTCTGGCGCACTCCAACAGGATTCGTCTTTCCTCCGGGCAAGTGTCGGACCTTCTGGACGAAAGATGGGGAATCCTCAAAGGAGAATGGGATCGTCTGTTTGAATTGTCAGGGGGCGGTCGTTTAGGGGCCGGATCGCTGGATTTGGCTAAAATGATGGCCCAGCGATGGGAACTTCTTCGAAGTGTTTCTTCCGTGTCGTTTCTGCCCTCCTCTCCGGGCGGGGCCAGCTGGGGTCGGAGGCCGGTCCAGCACAAAGAAAAAGGATTTTGGTTGGTGGCCGACACGGAAGTCACGGTGTATGGGGCCACGGAGCCCGACGCCACACTCCTTTTTCAGGGCCAACCCGTGCCCCTCAATCCGGACGGTACATTTTCGTTTCATTTCACTCTTCCAGACGGCGAACAAGTGTATCCAATTCACGCCACAAATCGTGACGGGGACCTGTCCCGCTTTATTGAATTTAAGGTTTCCCGTCAGTCCAGCAAGAGCGCCGACTAG
- the metF gene encoding methylenetetrahydrofolate reductase [NAD(P)H] → MKISTFLSGGKTLFSFEFFPPKNDDDVVHLLATAKTLKSLNPAYISVTWGAGGGTRGKTLDLVTTIKKDIGIESMAHLTCVGVGRKEINDIVVDIRSRGIENILALRGDPPKGSATFVAHPEGFLHASELVAHIRQQTDLCLGVAGYPEGHPECPNREKDLDHLKEKVDCGADFVVTQLFFNTDDFLRFRDRVVARGIQKPVVAGIMPVTNVSQVKRFTTLCGAHIPVPLALALDQAQNNPEAVIQLGIDHATEQCRVLLAEGVAGIHFYTLNRSHSTAEILRRLSPPQ, encoded by the coding sequence ATGAAAATATCCACTTTCCTTTCGGGAGGAAAAACTCTTTTTTCCTTTGAGTTTTTCCCTCCCAAAAACGACGACGATGTGGTTCATCTGTTGGCCACAGCGAAGACCTTAAAATCCTTGAACCCCGCCTATATCTCCGTCACTTGGGGCGCTGGTGGGGGAACACGCGGAAAAACATTGGACTTGGTCACCACGATTAAGAAAGATATTGGGATTGAATCCATGGCGCATCTCACGTGCGTGGGTGTTGGTCGCAAAGAAATCAATGACATTGTGGTGGATATTCGTTCTCGTGGAATAGAAAATATTTTGGCCTTACGGGGAGATCCCCCAAAAGGATCGGCCACTTTCGTGGCTCACCCCGAAGGGTTTCTTCACGCCTCGGAATTGGTGGCGCACATACGTCAACAAACGGACCTTTGCTTGGGAGTCGCGGGATACCCAGAAGGGCACCCCGAATGCCCCAATCGGGAAAAAGATCTCGATCATCTTAAAGAAAAAGTCGATTGTGGCGCTGATTTTGTTGTGACCCAGTTATTTTTTAACACAGACGATTTTTTGCGATTCCGGGATCGGGTGGTGGCACGGGGGATCCAAAAGCCGGTCGTGGCCGGGATTATGCCTGTGACCAACGTCAGTCAAGTCAAACGGTTTACCACTCTCTGCGGAGCGCACATCCCCGTGCCTTTGGCCCTCGCTCTTGACCAGGCCCAGAACAACCCCGAGGCCGTCATCCAATTGGGGATCGACCACGCCACGGAGCAGTGTCGTGTCCTCTTGGCGGAAGGGGTGGCGGGGATTCATTTTTATACGCTGAACCGATCCCATTCCACCGCTGAAATCCTGCGGCGCCTTTCCCCACCTCAATAA